One Methanolobus sp. WCC4 DNA segment encodes these proteins:
- a CDS encoding 50S ribosomal protein L11, whose product MANVVEALVPGGKANPGPPLGPALGPLGINIKDVIDKINEKTNDYNGMQVPVKVIVADDKSFEIEVGTPPTSALILQEAGIQKGSGEPNTVTVGNITIPQAAKIARMKKDDILSYDLKAAVKEVLGSCVPMGVTAEGMTAKECQKAIDEGQYDDVLAQEAW is encoded by the coding sequence ATGGCAAATGTTGTTGAAGCATTGGTCCCAGGAGGAAAAGCAAACCCAGGTCCACCACTCGGTCCTGCCCTTGGTCCTCTTGGAATTAACATAAAAGACGTGATCGACAAGATCAACGAGAAGACAAACGATTACAATGGGATGCAAGTCCCGGTCAAGGTAATAGTAGCAGACGACAAGAGTTTCGAGATAGAAGTAGGAACTCCACCAACATCTGCACTCATATTACAGGAAGCAGGAATCCAGAAGGGATCCGGCGAGCCTAACACAGTGACTGTAGGAAATATAACAATTCCACAGGCAGCAAAGATCGCACGTATGAAGAAAGACGATATTCTCTCATACGACCTTAAGGCTGCTGTGAAAGAAGTACTTGGATCCTGTGTCCCAATGGGCGTAACTGCTGAAGGTATGACCGCAAAGGAATGCCAGAAAGCTATCGACGAGGGACAGTACGACGACGTACTGGCACAGGAAGCATGGTAA
- a CDS encoding transcription elongation factor Spt5, translated as MTADSAIFVVKTTANQERSVANMITQSARKEHLDIRAILAPDELKGYVLIEAVSPGDVEQAIQTVPHARALVKGQSSIEEISHFLTPKPTVTGISEGAIIEITSGPFKGEKARVKRVDEGHEEITVELFDAVVPIPITIRGDTVRVLRKDEEQNA; from the coding sequence ATGACTGCTGATTCTGCAATATTCGTCGTGAAAACGACAGCTAACCAGGAACGTTCAGTTGCGAACATGATTACACAGTCCGCAAGGAAAGAACATCTGGATATCAGAGCGATCCTCGCACCTGATGAGCTGAAAGGATACGTGCTCATTGAGGCTGTATCTCCCGGAGATGTAGAACAGGCAATACAGACAGTTCCACATGCAAGAGCTCTTGTAAAGGGACAGTCCTCAATTGAGGAGATATCACATTTCCTTACACCAAAGCCAACCGTGACCGGAATATCAGAAGGTGCGATCATCGAGATCACATCAGGTCCATTCAAGGGCGAGAAAGCCCGTGTGAAGAGAGTGGACGAAGGTCACGAGGAAATAACTGTAGAACTGTTCGATGCAGTTGTACCGATACCTATAACTATTCGCGGTGATACTGTAAGAGTCCTCAGGAAAGACGAGGAACAAAATGCCTGA
- a CDS encoding protein translocase SEC61 complex subunit gamma, translated as MAEESFDLSKINSASINQSLKTYLRVLKLTKKPSREEFLTIAKVAGLGILAIGFVGFLIYVLLVEMPKWV; from the coding sequence TTGGCAGAAGAGTCATTCGATCTAAGTAAAATCAATAGCGCTAGCATAAATCAATCCCTTAAGACATACCTTAGGGTCCTCAAATTAACAAAGAAACCATCCAGAGAGGAATTCCTGACCATAGCAAAGGTTGCAGGTCTGGGAATCCTTGCAATAGGTTTCGTAGGATTCCTGATATATGTGTTATTGGTAGAGATGCCTAAATGGGTGTAA
- the ftsZ gene encoding cell division protein FtsZ gives MRSIVEEALARSEQEANLRGQTTQNPEHKDINAELEEMLRQLHTNIKVIGCGGGGSNSTQRMVDEGIKGAEFVAINTDAQHLLNIKADQKILIGKKKTRGLGAGSLPQIGEDAALESVDEIADVVNGSDMVFITCGLGGGTGTGSAPVVAEAARDAGALTIAVVTLPFSVEGQVRRTNAEAGLERLRDVADTVIVVPNDKLLEVVPRLPLQAAFKVSDEVLMRAVKGITELITKPGLVNLDFADVRTVMQNGGVAMIGLGESDGEMKAVESVQKALRSPLLDVDISGATSALVNVIGGPDMTISEAESVVQEVYNRIDPEARLIWGAQVNDDLEQTVRTMIVVTGVRSPQIYGHGGAKNVTRKYGIDFVK, from the coding sequence ATGAGATCCATAGTAGAAGAGGCACTTGCAAGGTCTGAACAGGAGGCTAACCTTCGCGGCCAGACCACACAAAACCCGGAGCACAAAGACATAAACGCAGAATTGGAGGAAATGCTGCGCCAGTTACACACCAATATCAAGGTCATAGGCTGTGGCGGCGGCGGGTCCAACAGCACGCAGAGAATGGTCGATGAGGGCATCAAGGGCGCAGAGTTCGTTGCCATCAACACAGATGCTCAGCACCTCCTGAACATCAAGGCAGACCAGAAGATACTCATTGGAAAGAAGAAGACCAGAGGTCTTGGAGCAGGCAGTCTTCCACAGATAGGAGAGGATGCTGCACTTGAAAGCGTAGATGAGATCGCCGATGTTGTGAATGGCAGTGATATGGTATTCATCACATGCGGACTCGGAGGAGGAACCGGTACCGGATCTGCACCAGTTGTCGCAGAAGCTGCAAGGGATGCAGGAGCGCTCACTATCGCTGTGGTCACATTGCCATTCAGTGTGGAAGGACAGGTCAGAAGGACAAATGCAGAAGCAGGTCTTGAAAGACTGAGAGATGTGGCTGATACTGTAATAGTAGTTCCGAATGACAAGCTCCTCGAAGTTGTCCCAAGGCTCCCACTACAGGCAGCATTCAAAGTATCCGATGAGGTGCTTATGAGAGCTGTCAAAGGTATCACAGAACTTATCACAAAGCCAGGACTTGTCAACCTTGACTTCGCTGATGTCAGGACCGTCATGCAGAACGGTGGCGTTGCAATGATAGGACTTGGAGAATCAGATGGCGAGATGAAAGCTGTGGAATCCGTACAGAAAGCACTTCGCAGCCCACTTCTGGATGTAGACATATCAGGAGCAACATCCGCACTTGTCAATGTAATAGGCGGGCCGGACATGACGATCTCCGAAGCAGAGAGTGTCGTTCAGGAAGTATACAACAGGATAGACCCTGAAGCAAGGCTCATCTGGGGAGCACAGGTCAATGATGACCTTGAGCAGACCGTGCGTACCATGATAGTAGTAACAGGCGTCAGGTCACCACAGATATACGGCCATGGCGGAGCCAAGAACGTAACAAGGAAATACGGAATCGATTTCGTTAAATAG
- a CDS encoding D-aminoacyl-tRNA deacylase, whose product MEDKKKYLIQTKRISFRKMRDKENMKEKKINILCSAADIASQNIKEHLLRIGKWQLSDKLTNGWDGLLSVHENPTHRIIEIEGHHIYEDRIDERMKEAGYDTDLIIVASRHKSKDGRSVLTAHFTGNPDTADFGGRPKELSVAAPKMLCSILRKMEKMAKDTHYETNMESTHHGPTDLITPMVYAEIGSGEEQWGDPLAGEIVARAILEAQPVDVPVAIGFGGGHYAARQTELILNSNITFGHNFPDYQLSHVDRDMVIQAFNRSKADLVYFDRKSMSSKERQRLSEIIEELGYISLRENEIREMGDIPWELFIRLKEECDRLVPEGRLRINGIFRSSLEKIRHSTPDQYPDITTGELNEELIKESASADRKRTTEIFEQYSPIYVDNKNGTISNHILGIGEDTKTAMQTITNECIKILKEHYEIKYIPDENILYIISKRFDPIAAKELGIPPGPMLGELAKGNPVVVDGKRIEPEMVHKRKVREILLSN is encoded by the coding sequence ATGGAAGACAAGAAAAAGTACCTGATCCAAACAAAAAGGATAAGTTTCCGAAAGATGAGAGATAAAGAGAACATGAAGGAAAAGAAGATCAACATACTTTGCTCGGCTGCAGACATTGCCAGCCAGAACATAAAGGAACATCTGCTCAGAATTGGAAAATGGCAGTTGTCTGACAAGCTCACCAACGGATGGGATGGACTGTTATCGGTCCATGAGAATCCAACCCACAGGATAATAGAGATTGAAGGACATCACATCTATGAGGACAGGATCGACGAGAGAATGAAGGAAGCAGGATATGACACTGACCTTATAATAGTAGCCTCCAGACACAAGAGCAAGGATGGCAGATCAGTGCTTACTGCACATTTCACAGGCAATCCAGATACTGCAGATTTTGGCGGAAGACCGAAGGAACTCTCCGTAGCCGCACCAAAGATGCTGTGCTCGATCCTGAGAAAGATGGAGAAAATGGCAAAGGACACCCATTATGAGACAAACATGGAATCCACACACCATGGACCAACCGACCTCATAACCCCAATGGTCTACGCAGAGATAGGAAGTGGAGAAGAACAGTGGGGAGACCCACTTGCAGGAGAGATCGTTGCAAGGGCGATATTGGAAGCACAACCCGTTGACGTACCTGTTGCTATAGGCTTTGGGGGAGGACATTACGCTGCAAGACAAACCGAGCTGATACTGAACTCAAATATCACGTTCGGACATAATTTTCCAGACTACCAGTTATCCCACGTTGACAGAGACATGGTCATTCAGGCATTCAACAGGTCAAAAGCAGATCTTGTCTATTTTGACAGGAAATCCATGAGCTCAAAAGAGAGACAGAGATTATCCGAGATCATAGAAGAGCTTGGATACATATCACTTCGAGAGAATGAGATCAGAGAGATGGGAGACATACCGTGGGAACTTTTCATCCGCCTGAAAGAAGAATGTGACAGGCTGGTCCCGGAAGGCAGGCTCAGGATAAACGGGATATTCAGGTCCTCCCTGGAAAAGATAAGACACTCCACACCGGACCAGTATCCTGATATCACCACAGGTGAGCTGAACGAGGAACTTATCAAAGAGTCTGCAAGTGCTGACAGGAAAAGAACCACAGAGATATTTGAACAGTACTCACCCATCTATGTAGACAACAAGAACGGAACGATATCAAATCACATACTGGGAATCGGTGAAGATACGAAAACTGCTATGCAGACCATCACAAATGAATGCATTAAAATACTAAAAGAGCATTATGAAATTAAATATATTCCTGATGAGAATATACTTTACATAATAAGTAAAAGATTCGATCCAATTGCAGCAAAGGAATTAGGAATTCCACCTGGACCGATGTTGGGTGAACTGGCAAAAGGCAATCCTGTTGTTGTGGATGGAAAGAGGATCGAACCGGAAATGGTCCATAAAAGAAAGGTCAGGGAAATCTTACTGTCCAATTAG
- a CDS encoding MBL fold metallo-hydrolase, with amino-acid sequence MDSTTIDGVFIKWLGNAGFMMKADGMVVYIDPTGIQGNIPDEDMADLLLITHEKFGHCDPDSIRKVRKSDCTTLIPENMSLQFRGDARRVMGGDSLSGELSIKGVDIEVMDTYDSCEAATTTPGEGVGYVLTFGGLNIYHAGHTCTVPDLGPISVDIVLLPVINDAMDVEAAVDAVSLIGPDVVIPMGYEQNESSVEDINTFVTMVTEKSPSTRVVLL; translated from the coding sequence TTGGACAGCACAACAATTGATGGTGTTTTTATAAAGTGGCTTGGTAATGCAGGTTTTATGATGAAGGCCGATGGCATGGTAGTCTACATCGATCCAACTGGCATACAGGGTAATATCCCTGATGAGGATATGGCAGATCTGCTTCTGATCACTCATGAGAAATTCGGACACTGCGACCCTGATTCTATCCGTAAGGTTCGCAAGTCAGATTGTACCACACTTATCCCTGAAAATATGAGTCTTCAGTTCAGGGGAGATGCACGAAGGGTCATGGGTGGCGATTCCCTTTCAGGAGAACTTAGCATCAAGGGTGTAGATATCGAAGTAATGGACACCTATGACTCTTGTGAGGCTGCTACTACTACTCCGGGTGAAGGTGTGGGGTATGTCCTGACATTCGGAGGTCTGAACATCTATCATGCAGGTCACACGTGCACTGTTCCCGACCTGGGCCCGATATCTGTGGATATTGTTCTATTGCCTGTCATCAATGATGCAATGGACGTAGAAGCTGCAGTTGATGCAGTTTCTTTGATAGGTCCCGATGTGGTGATTCCTATGGGCTATGAACAGAATGAAAGCTCAGTTGAGGATATCAATACCTTTGTTACCATGGTAACGGAAAAGTCACCCTCTACAAGGGTAGTGCTACTTTGA
- a CDS encoding ribonuclease P protein component 4, whose translation MAKNRKKNKTIARSIAQERIEYLFGLAKEELSSNPERSARYVSLARKIGMRHRVRIPAELKRSFCRNCGSLLVPGYNSRTRSKNGCVVVTCLNCGSIKRYPFSSSEVE comes from the coding sequence ATGGCAAAGAACAGGAAGAAGAATAAGACAATAGCCAGGAGTATCGCTCAGGAGCGAATAGAATATCTCTTTGGCCTTGCAAAGGAAGAGCTTTCCAGCAACCCCGAAAGGAGTGCCAGATATGTATCACTGGCAAGGAAGATCGGTATGAGGCACCGTGTGCGGATCCCTGCTGAACTTAAAAGGAGTTTTTGCAGGAACTGTGGTTCTCTGCTTGTCCCGGGATACAATTCAAGGACACGTTCTAAAAATGGCTGTGTTGTGGTCACCTGTCTGAACTGTGGTTCTATCAAAAGATATCCTTTCAGTTCATCAGAAGTGGAGTGA
- a CDS encoding transcriptional regulator, translating to MDELIGFVTGNKNRQKLLALLGSKHQLDAVKLAKNMHIARPSVDKVLGELIEKELVIQESDVYKLTEQGEALERKVQSI from the coding sequence ATGGATGAATTGATAGGATTTGTGACCGGTAATAAGAATCGCCAGAAATTACTTGCTCTTCTGGGTTCAAAACACCAGCTAGATGCAGTTAAGCTGGCAAAGAACATGCATATAGCCCGTCCTTCGGTGGACAAGGTCCTGGGTGAACTAATTGAAAAAGAGTTAGTGATCCAGGAAAGCGATGTCTACAAACTGACAGAACAGGGTGAGGCTTTAGAACGAAAGGTTCAGAGCATCTGA
- a CDS encoding ATPase domain-containing protein, translated as MNELKKISCGIEGLDTILDGVISPSTILIAGTAGVGKTIMSLQMLSNASKNGEKALYIPITTENPEKLMMYNSTLDFFDNSFEVHAINRQLAEKDPLTTLIEIGNIIESVKPDRLVIDPVTPLGYGFIEQEKRRFFYTLDSMLQERNMLTFLVGEMLKPEIHNSVISHLSDGIIYLTREDRDSRADHRLEFIKMRGIDPGKRSAITSHKYLYDISSTGFTVYPHLKPEEITELKDTRTETGIPGLDNMFEGGLYKYNSLLVAGVPGTGKKLFGLQFILKGLENGEPGTVISFEDTPHQMILDAGRMGWDLQKYIDEGLLHFMCNNPSEIYPAEHAASIKTTIEEHGIERVFFDGTNHLELSMPDHLELRGYLHSMTSYLKSKNITSLFTTDTAASECPGNEKIDAAAIMDSVLILHNSRARDRRYMCVTKSRGTKHKRSVKEYAITENGIKLRTDTLI; from the coding sequence ATGAACGAACTTAAAAAGATATCATGTGGCATTGAAGGGCTTGATACCATACTTGACGGAGTGATTAGTCCCTCAACTATCCTGATAGCAGGAACTGCAGGTGTGGGGAAAACGATAATGTCACTTCAGATGTTATCCAATGCATCAAAGAATGGGGAAAAGGCACTCTACATCCCGATCACGACAGAGAACCCTGAAAAGCTAATGATGTATAATTCAACCCTTGATTTTTTCGATAACTCTTTTGAGGTTCATGCAATAAACAGGCAACTTGCAGAAAAGGATCCGTTGACAACATTAATCGAGATAGGGAACATAATAGAATCTGTCAAGCCTGACAGACTTGTCATTGACCCTGTTACACCACTTGGTTATGGATTCATCGAGCAGGAAAAGAGAAGATTCTTCTACACACTCGATTCCATGCTCCAGGAAAGGAATATGCTTACATTCCTTGTTGGAGAGATGCTAAAACCAGAAATACATAATTCTGTGATCAGCCACCTATCAGATGGAATAATATACCTTACACGAGAGGACAGGGACTCAAGGGCAGACCATCGTTTAGAGTTCATAAAAATGAGAGGGATCGATCCGGGAAAAAGATCGGCGATCACATCTCACAAGTACCTTTATGACATCAGCTCAACCGGATTTACAGTTTATCCTCACCTGAAACCCGAGGAGATCACTGAACTTAAGGATACAAGAACAGAAACAGGAATTCCGGGTCTTGATAATATGTTCGAGGGAGGACTATACAAATATAATAGCCTCCTGGTGGCAGGAGTGCCGGGAACCGGGAAGAAACTATTCGGGCTGCAATTCATACTCAAAGGCCTGGAGAATGGAGAACCAGGAACAGTTATTAGTTTTGAGGATACACCGCATCAGATGATACTTGATGCTGGCAGAATGGGATGGGACCTGCAAAAATACATAGATGAAGGATTACTTCACTTTATGTGTAATAACCCAAGCGAGATATATCCTGCAGAACATGCAGCCAGCATTAAAACGACAATAGAAGAACATGGTATTGAAAGAGTGTTCTTCGACGGTACCAATCACCTGGAACTATCAATGCCGGATCACCTGGAACTTAGAGGGTATCTGCATTCAATGACAAGTTATCTGAAAAGCAAGAATATAACATCATTGTTCACAACCGATACCGCTGCCTCGGAATGTCCAGGGAATGAAAAGATAGACGCAGCAGCCATTATGGATTCGGTTCTCATATTACACAATTCCAGGGCGAGGGACAGAAGATACATGTGTGTCACCAAGTCAAGAGGAACAAAACATAAACGCTCAGTAAAAGAATATGCGATCACTGAGAATGGAATCAAACTCAGAACTGACACTTTGATATGA
- a CDS encoding ATPase domain-containing protein: MFDGAVSEEISMDDEANRVKTGIPGFDELCGGGLIRDRTYLISGTSGAGKTNFSIQFIYNGITKYGENGIIVATEERPEQIRENVLKFGWDLQALEDENKLVIIDACSTKIGIPSQEKYVDVRPFDIRSMMDQIIATQEEINAKRALIDSTTSVSFYLQDPAKIRIELLKLSTTLEVIGLTSMMTCELIDETKPSRFGVENFVTDGTIVLYYKRHENVRMRSMEIYKMRGSDHSKKIHPYDITPGGFVIHPHEEVYSMF; this comes from the coding sequence ATGTTTGATGGTGCAGTTTCTGAAGAGATATCAATGGACGATGAAGCAAATCGTGTAAAAACGGGCATACCAGGATTCGATGAGCTATGCGGCGGAGGACTTATCCGTGACAGGACATACCTCATTTCAGGTACATCCGGTGCAGGCAAAACCAATTTTTCAATACAGTTCATCTATAACGGAATAACCAAATACGGTGAGAACGGAATAATCGTCGCCACTGAAGAAAGGCCGGAGCAGATAAGAGAGAACGTGCTCAAATTCGGCTGGGACCTTCAGGCACTTGAGGATGAGAACAAGCTGGTTATAATAGATGCATGTTCCACCAAGATAGGCATCCCCTCGCAGGAAAAGTATGTGGATGTACGTCCATTTGACATAAGGTCAATGATGGACCAGATAATCGCAACCCAGGAAGAGATCAACGCGAAACGTGCACTCATCGATTCAACAACATCTGTCAGCTTCTATCTTCAGGACCCTGCGAAGATAAGGATCGAACTCCTGAAACTCAGCACCACTCTTGAGGTCATCGGCCTGACATCGATGATGACATGTGAACTCATCGACGAAACGAAACCATCCAGATTCGGCGTTGAGAACTTCGTAACTGATGGTACTATAGTACTATACTACAAGAGACACGAGAACGTAAGGATGAGAAGTATGGAAATATACAAGATGAGAGGATCGGACCACAGTAAGAAGATCCACCCATACGACATCACGCCCGGCGGGTTTGTCATCCATCCACACGAAGAAGTATATTCCATGTTCTAA
- a CDS encoding S-layer protein domain-containing protein, with product MKRFTTIALVALLALAALVVPATAAESIEVRSQVYNGSEFSEIIAGGDVVINATNFAGFWYDLDDGLSSETLTIVNNSALVDGTTIQEDGLVYNASIQQTDYEAAFGDDTQYPIMGLFAEEYVPLADDSPDQLVKLLLDNDDKYTLRTGSSLELAGGYELTAKQIDVEGDKVWMELSKDGEFIEDEVVDVSNTSVDGETWSYDVDVADEDDVVVFKVFITDVFQGQVDSLAVIEGLWLVDYENVLEIESADEFGELEVDNIGSTFITMNNTGSLSLTNDKTVEIAEGMSFKTADDDDGYLRFFLMKEYTEPGTYEIRGTVEGDGPASWDYSSFAGFFYDLDDNQGTESLEIFTSDLADGQRTIAEDELVYNTSIVQVDYEGAFDDDTQYPVMGLFAEKYVPVADDAPDQLVKLLLDNDDKYTLRTGSALELANGYELTAKQIDVEGDKVWMELSKDGEFIEDEVVDVSNTSVDGETWSYDVDVADEDDVVVFKVFITDVFQGQVDSLAVVEGIWLVDYENVLEIESADEFGELEVDNIGSTFITMNNTGSMTLGPDDTVDIAEGMKFKVANDDDNLRYYPFVEVTIGDGVVVDDSEAGPSDEVMPEEEEEAPVEEEVGEEVPEEETEMPEEEPEEEVEEETAEEESPGFEAVFAVAGLLAVAYLVRRN from the coding sequence ATGAAAAGATTTACAACTATCGCATTAGTTGCTCTTCTTGCTCTTGCAGCATTAGTAGTGCCTGCAACTGCAGCAGAGTCAATTGAAGTGCGCAGTCAAGTCTATAATGGTTCTGAATTTTCAGAAATCATTGCTGGCGGCGATGTAGTGATTAACGCTACTAACTTTGCAGGATTCTGGTATGACCTTGATGATGGTCTTTCCAGCGAAACTCTCACTATCGTGAACAACAGTGCTCTTGTAGATGGCACAACCATTCAAGAAGATGGACTTGTTTACAATGCTTCAATCCAGCAGACTGATTATGAGGCTGCTTTTGGTGACGATACACAGTATCCTATAATGGGTCTCTTTGCAGAAGAGTATGTCCCGCTTGCAGATGATTCCCCTGACCAGCTTGTAAAGCTGCTCCTTGACAATGATGACAAGTACACACTCAGGACCGGTTCCTCACTCGAACTCGCTGGTGGCTATGAACTTACCGCAAAGCAGATTGATGTAGAGGGTGACAAGGTCTGGATGGAACTTTCCAAGGACGGCGAATTCATAGAAGATGAAGTAGTAGATGTTTCCAACACTTCAGTTGATGGTGAAACCTGGAGCTATGACGTCGATGTAGCAGATGAAGATGATGTAGTTGTCTTCAAAGTATTCATCACCGATGTATTCCAGGGTCAGGTAGACAGTCTTGCTGTAATCGAAGGTCTCTGGCTTGTAGACTATGAGAATGTCCTTGAGATCGAATCTGCTGACGAGTTCGGTGAACTTGAGGTTGACAACATTGGTTCTACCTTTATCACAATGAACAACACTGGTTCACTTTCACTCACAAATGATAAAACCGTGGAAATTGCAGAAGGTATGAGCTTCAAGACTGCTGACGATGATGATGGCTACCTCAGGTTCTTCCTTATGAAGGAATACACTGAGCCAGGTACCTATGAGATAAGAGGAACAGTTGAGGGCGATGGCCCTGCATCATGGGATTATTCATCCTTTGCAGGTTTCTTCTATGACCTTGATGATAATCAGGGTACAGAATCTCTGGAAATCTTTACTTCCGACCTTGCTGATGGTCAGCGTACAATCGCAGAAGATGAACTTGTTTACAACACATCCATTGTGCAGGTAGATTATGAGGGTGCTTTTGATGACGATACACAGTATCCTGTAATGGGTCTCTTCGCAGAGAAGTATGTCCCTGTTGCAGATGATGCACCTGACCAGCTTGTAAAGCTGCTCCTCGACAATGATGACAAGTACACACTCAGAACTGGCTCCGCACTCGAACTTGCAAATGGCTATGAGCTTACTGCAAAGCAGATTGATGTTGAGGGTGACAAGGTCTGGATGGAACTTTCCAAGGATGGCGAATTCATAGAAGATGAAGTAGTAGATGTTTCCAACACTTCAGTTGATGGTGAAACCTGGAGCTATGACGTCGATGTAGCAGATGAAGATGATGTAGTTGTCTTCAAAGTATTCATCACCGATGTATTCCAGGGTCAGGTAGACAGTCTTGCTGTAGTCGAAGGTATCTGGCTTGTAGACTATGAGAATGTCCTTGAGATCGAATCAGCTGACGAGTTCGGCGAACTTGAGGTCGACAACATTGGTTCTACCTTTATCACAATGAACAATACCGGTTCAATGACACTCGGTCCTGATGACACTGTAGACATTGCAGAAGGTATGAAGTTCAAGGTAGCTAATGACGACGATAACCTCAGGTACTATCCATTCGTCGAGGTAACAATCGGTGATGGTGTAGTAGTTGACGATTCCGAAGCAGGTCCATCAGATGAAGTAATGCCTGAAGAGGAAGAAGAAGCTCCTGTTGAAGAAGAAGTAGGCGAAGAAGTCCCTGAAGAAGAGACCGAAATGCCTGAAGAAGAACCAGAAGAAGAAGTAGAAGAAGAAACTGCTGAAGAAGAATCCCCAGGATTTGAAGCAGTCTTCGCTGTAGCTGGTCTTCTCGCAGTAGCATACCTCGTCAGAAGAAACTAA